Below is a genomic region from Drosophila albomicans strain 15112-1751.03 chromosome 2R, ASM965048v2, whole genome shotgun sequence.
aacagcagttatGTCATTCCTTCAACAGCCAATTGGAGCTGGAAGCGGAGTCATCGCAGCAGCTCAATCGTCACAAGAAACTGCAGCGTCAGGCAGCTCCACAACCACCAACTTCCGCCTTCAGACTGCTGGTGCCCACTTATAGTgcaccacaacagcagcagcaacaaactcAACCAatgaacaacagcagctatCATCACCAGTATCTGACGCGCACGCCGTCTGCACCGTTGACAGATCAGCATCAGGCTGCCAAGTTGTCGCTGTCACTATCGATGCCCGTCGGCCACAATTTGGCCCATCATCTGTCTGCCTCGGATTCGCGTATCAACGAAGAGTTGCACTCGACGCAGGCTTCGCGCGAGGAGCAGCGACGTCTGTTGCGCTATCACTTGAGCAGTCTGTTTCCGCAGCATCAGGTGCACGCTGTGCTTCAGCTGTATCCCGATGAGACGGATGCCAAGACAATCTGTGCGgctatacttaatttatttccaCATAATTAGACTTATCAATTAAACTAAGCAAAGCTGACAAAAAACTTATGATTGAGATACGTCcgtaaattatttcaatttcttgttACAGTTTTCAAGTGCATCAATATAATAgctactattattattatttaattatgtattgtaatttatttacttttgtatatgtagatgtatgtatatgtgtattatTTCTTTACAAGCAACCTAGTTATTTACAGCTCCAGGCCACCTGTAGCCGCCGTATCATAGGGCAACATCACATCCACGTTATCcctgaccacgcccacacgACGATCATGTGTGCTTCTGTGATTGCGCAGCTTGTACGCTTGGGGAAAGCCCTTGCCGCAAATCTCGCAGCTGCCAAAAGTAATAGAGAAAGTTAGAATCAATTCCTTAGAGGAAGTTGCAAATAAGGCAACTTACACGTGAGGCTTCTCGCCAGTGTGTATCATCTTGTGGAATTTCAGTGTGTTAGTGTAGGTGAAGGTCTTGTGGCACACATCGCATTCATAAGGACGCTCATTAGTGTGAATACTGAAATCGGgaaaaaatttgtatagctGCCACTTCACTACAACTCCAACTACTCACCGATGATGCTTATTGCGCGTGGACAAGTCCGCAAAGGCCGCCGGACAATAGCTGCACTTGTAGGGCCGGTTTCCTGTGTGCGTGTTCATGTGTCGCGCCAACTGCTGCGCCTGGGCAAAGCAATGTCCGCAGATTCTGCAAAATATGTGTTATAAATAAGGCTTAAATTGTAGGGCATTTTAATCTTACTCGCACTCGTGTGGCTTGACTCCGGAATGCACTTTAATGTGCTCGGTGAGGCGACTCTGCGATGGATACATGTTGCCGCAAATGTCGCAAATATACTTAAACTCCTTCTTGTCGCCCACGAGTATCTTGTGGCCACCTTTAGTCTTGATGCCCGCCGCTTTGCGCACAATCGTTTCGCCAAAACTGATCGTTTCATCCGGATTAAGAATAATGTTTGTCGTCGTCACATTGCAGTTGCTCTCCCGTTTTATCTTTGCCACCGCCGTTTTGCTAGTGTTATTGGTTTTGCGCGTGCTGATTCGTCGTCTTACTACGCCTGACGTAGCCCTTGCATTGGATGTATTACGTGCTTTAACCGGTAGGAATTCCTCATCTGATGTATGCTGCATTTCAATGTCATCTTCGTGTGCACTTTCAGTTAGCTGATCCTGATCCAATTGCTCGAGATACTCAATGTCTGCTGAAAGTCCCGATATTGAATTGGCTCCCAAATCAGCTTCTTCTTCGCCAGCTTCGTCACCGCCTTGAGCTTCCTCATAGTTGGTTGGCTGCTCGGTAACAATATCTCCTTCGTACGCTTCGTATACATCGTACAGTTCCTCAATGATGCCATCCTCCTCCACTTGTTCACTCTTCACGTGCACCAAGCGTTCCTTGGAGTCAATTTCCTCCTCATGCTCATGCTCTTCCGTCCCCGCCATGGCAAGGACTTCAGCCAGTTCAGTGGTGGCCGGCTCATTGCTGACATCCATGATATGGGGGGCATCCTCCTCTGTGgccagttgttgctgctgttgctgctccacGACAACAGGAGCTATGAATTGCCGAAGGTGTTTATAGGATCGTTGGCAAATGCGTCGAAACTTAAATGCAATGTGTAGATTCTTCGAGCACTTGTCGCATATCTTATCTGGATAATGATCAAACTTCTTGATCTGCCAAGAGACATAAGACATccattataaatatgaatagtatacatatattaagtataataTTGACTTACAGGCACGCCGCCGCATTCAAGAATCATGTTGGTCAAATCTTTAGAGGCGTCGTCATTGAAAATGCTTCCCATCGCTTCCTTGGGCTGTTGCAGGCACACGCGACACACTATCCACTtttgtgttgctgcttctgtagTCGTCGGCATGTTTATACTTTGATTTTCTCGAGAAATGCAcaattgctttatttattgctaGACGACGCCAAAAAATGTTACAAAAAATGTAAGGCAAAAAACCAAGATGTTTACGTATTCTGTGAATGGCAGCGATTAAGATGACCATGGCGGCATTGCATCTGGTATTCTTAGGAATTTCGTGCAAATCATATTTATTCACATTCTTCACTTatctattaaaattaaagtaactgcataaaataaaaatttatgctatttttgatttaaaaatgtcATTACTAATTtgatagaaaaagaaaaccgaTTTATTGCagcaaaaatcattttattcgATTAATATATCGTAAAACGGAGTTAGCACTAAGCgagtttgaaattttatttttgcttacACTGCTCAGTTACTCAGATATTGAGTGATCGGCGCTAATTTGGGCGATTTGTAATCGCAaaagattaattaaatttcgagCAGCGATATTTCAAATAGTTTCAAAAATACCAACGACACAATAAAATACTGCATGTGTTCGCAACGTGTGAATGGTAGTCATAGCAAGGGACGCttgcattattattgtaaCTGTAATTgaactaataataattacacttGCATTGATACGTAGatgtatatgatatataaCGAATAAGTTATGAAAACCGAACTGAATGAGAAATGGATTGTGTGTCGCGTCTGCCTAACAAATCCCAGCGAGGGCGAGGAGATGCTGCAGGACATATTCAGCCAAAATGCAAGCACCCGCCTCGATCAAATGCTGCACATCTGTGCAGGGATTCCTGTGAGTATcgttaataaacaaacaatttgaaatatctCTTTACAACTTTAATGCTTGTAGGTCAGCATAGACGATAATTTCCCGGATAAGATGTGCACAAAATGCGTGCGTCTGTTGCGAGTCGCCTACAAATTTCGTTCAACCTGCCAGCGATCTCATCAACACATTGCCGATATGCTGGCGACACAGCTGAGCACTGTCATTGGCGTAGAGGAGGGCGAGGACGAGGACGCGGAGACGGAAGCAATTGCGCGAGCGTGGGAAGAGAACACGAATCAGGTGAATGCACCAATAAAAATGGAACAGGAGGCGGAAGAGGCGAGCTCAGAATTTATCAGCTATGTGGTTTCTGGCGAAGATGCTGGAGTCGTCGATGTCTATGATGTAGCTACAGAGGAGCAACATGAGGTTGTCTATGATGGCAACGACATTGTGACGCTGACCGAAGCCGAAATTGAAACAGAAACCGATGGCGAGAACTTTCAAGATTATGAGGAATTGGAGGTGCTGGCAAGCGAAGCGCTGAATCCAAGCACCACAGCAGTGTCATTGGCTGATCGTAATGTGCGGCGCATTGTCTGGAGCGATGTGCCCGATAATGATATAGTCAACGATATATTGAGCTCAGACGACGAAAGCTATTTGCCAAAAGCGAAAACGAAGACGCCACCTCGTCTTTTGAATCGGGTACGGCAGCCGCGAAAGGtgcaacaaaagccaaaaacaggTGGGTCCCACACAGATTCGCTGCTTGAGGAGAAAAAAGTGGGGCGCAAGCCTCGCGACAAGCACTCCAACTATATATGCGATGTTTGTGGAAACATTTATCCCTCCCAGGCGCGTCTCACCGAACACATGAAATTCCACAGCGGCATAAAGCCACACGAATGCGAGTAAGATGCTTTATAGCTACAATATTCCAAGCAATCTAATAATCTAACCCATACAGAATCTGCGGACGTGGTTTTGTGCAGAACCAGCAACTGGTCAGACACATGAATACACATACAGGTAACAGACCCTACAAATGCAACTTTTGCCCCGCTGCCTTTGCTGATCGCTCCACGAAAACGAAGCATCATCGGTTTGTATGGCcataaaaattatgtatatgtttCATTACATATTTTCCAATATCCTCAGAATACATACAAAGGAGCGTCCTTATGAGTGCGATGTGTGCCTTAAAACATTTACCTATTCGGACAATTTGAAATTCCACAAAATGATACACACAGGTGAAAAGCCACACGTGTAAGTTGCCACTTGTCCTCTTTTTATTAGCCAATCCTAAAGACAATTCTATTAATATTGTAGCTGCGATCTGTGTGGCAAAGGCTTTGTCAAGGCATACAAAATGCGTCTGCATCGTGTGACGCACGAGAAACGTGGTCCTTGGAAGCCCGTCGACCTGGACATAGAACGACCGGAGCGTATTAAAAATGATATGTCCGATATGGTTATTGGCATATTGCCCTCGTCTTAGGCTGCGTACaaactacaaatatatactaattatAGCCTTATCTTACGTTGGATAtgaagtttttttctttgtgtttcattccttaaaagaaaatacaaatcaaaaaattaattaattgtactACACAGTGTGATTTTCTTAGACATTTATCGAAATGGCATTTATTCCTCCTCCAGTGTTATCATTATCGAATCGGAATCCTTCGCTCGGTGCGAGCGTTCATGCGTATTCTTGTGATGCAACTGGGAGAATCGTCGACCGCAATATTGACAACTAAAGGGTCGCTCTCCCGTATGGATTTTGAGGTGTACATTGAGCACATTCGAGTAGGCAAATGACTTGGTGcagtatttgcatttgtacgGTCTCTCCTTTGTGTGGATGCTACGAAAGTGTTGTATgattaattcatatttgaaGTGCTTTACTGTACTTACCGTTGATGCTTGATGCGTGTGGAAGGATCTGCAAAGGAGGACTCGCAATAGTCACACTTGTATGGTCGTAGTCCAGTGTGTGAGTTCATATGACGCGCTAGTTGAGGCGTCTGTCGGAAGCGCTTGTGACAGATTCTATAAGAAATGCATACTATATGGTTAAGATCGAGTACAAATGGTAAATTGGTAATATATGGTCTCCCTTATGAATCTACAGATTTTCAAGGCAttgaataatttcatatttgctATCTTCTCATTCTATTTTACAGACTTATCTCTGCATCTTAGACGCAACTAACTGAACAGGGCAGGATTCTGCAACAATGTGTGCTTTAGATTATTGTGGTTCTATATCCAATTTGATCAGATGATCTCTTGCTGTTGAGTCTCCTGTCCTTCCTTCCTAGGAGCAatgctttttctcttttcattttctctaagatactttttaattgtattcatAGCTTTCTTCACTTCCTGTTAATTCATTCCTCTACTCCTTGCCATATAATTTCATCATGACATCAACTTGCAACTTACTCGCACTCGTGTGGCTTATGCACGCTGTGCAGCTTTAAATGCGCCGTCAGTTTCACCTTCTCCGAATAGACATTATTGCAGATGTTGCAAACATAGTTTATTCCTTTGTTTTCCTCAGGCTGATGTCTCTCCGATTTAGTTTCGGGCACTGTTGTCTCTGTGTGGGTAATGCTTTCCGTCTCCAGCGTCAATTCGTAAGAGACGCCTCCCTCAATCTCCGATAGAGCAACATCACTTTCACTGTCACTGtccaatttcatttgctgctcctgcggctgttgctgttctagCTTCAAGTGACGCAATTGCTCTTCGGCCTGCTGGCATAGTGTTCGCAGTCTGAGCGCGGCGCGCAACAGCAAAGCGCAGCTGGTGCAGATCTTATTGGGCATCTCCACTTCCTGCGTGAACTGCAGAGATGAGAATTCGTGTtatgaatgaatattaaaatgcgACAAATTTACCATAACTCCGGTACATTGTTTAATATTGGAGCAGAAATTCTCATCCGTTGGCATTAGTGTTTCTGTCTTGGGTTGTTGCAGGCAGATCCTACAAATCGGTCCCGCGCTGTTCATGTTTAATGCAGATTTCAATGTTGATAGCAAATTAACAATGTTGTCCAccaccaaaataataatatatcgatTAGACCAAATCGCCGAATTGATTTTGCTTCGTTTCGATAAGTTTTCTCTATATTTTTCGATATACCCATAATCGATAAGCATGCATTTCgcgatttatttataaacatcaTCTTATTCAAATTAGCAGCATCGTTAACTTTCGATTACAAAGccctaaataataataaattgcctTGGAATATTGCTGGAGTTATGGACACCACAGAGCCTGTTCTAGACATTTCATCCGTGTGCCGTATTTGCCTGCAGGACAACGATGCACACATGGTATCCATCTACGACCATGACGAGCAGCAACGGGGCGTTTCCATTTGCGATAAAATCGAACATTGCTGCGGAATAAAAGTATTTGGATATCCAGTTGGAAGCACGgatattaacaattaattctTCTATCAGATTATTCGCACTCCAGAGCTTCCCACGCGGATCTGCATGAAATGTCGTGCATTTTTGACACTGGCCCATAAGTTTCGACAAATTTGCCGACACTCAGATGATTTCTTGCGCGAATTCATATTCCCCGATCCGTGTGAGGAGCCGGAAAAACCCAACTTGGAAGAGGCACCCGCACAGACGTACGAGCAAGTTGAAGTCGAAGTGCTAGAGGAAGGTGTCTGGTGTAACGACGAAGTAATTGAAGAAACACCCGCAACGACAGTATCAGTTCCCTCGGAGCCAACAACCAGTCTCGTAGTGGTGGCAGCTGCAAAGGCGGCAAAGCCACATGTCTGCGATATTTGTGGCAACAGTTATCCGCGCAAGAGCACGCTTGACACCCACTTACGCcgccacaacaacgacaggcCTTATCAATGCGAGTAAGTCGATctacaaaaacatttaatcGTTGCTTAACATGGTTGCTTACTCTAAACAGAATCTGCCAGAAAACGTTCCATGTAAACTATCAGTTGATGCGTCACATACGACAACACACCGGAGCTCGACCTTATTGTTGCCAATACTGTCAGCGAAGTTTCGCAGATCGCACATCGCTAGTAAAGCATGAACGGTGAGTTGGTTGAGTTCTTTGTTTTAACTCCTTAACTAAATCCATAAGATCcgtttttgatttatatattttcatccTAATAACACAATACTTAATTCCTACCTTtgcacaattgcaattgtaattatttccTACATAATTATAcgttaatttaagaaattatttgcCAATTATAATATCCAACAATGAACCTTATATGGGAAATAAGAATATTCGTATTTAATCTAGTTGTATGTTATGTTTATCTGTTGTATAAAAATGCCGAAAAGTGGGTAAGTGGAAAAgtgcacaaatttataatttgattggTGATTATACTCGTAAGTAATTAGGGAAGTTGTATCTTGACATATTTTTTGCcttatattttagaatattaaataacaaactGGGCTAGGTGATTAATTGTTGGAGACTATGGAGATGGACAGTGGTGATCAAAACTTTGCACAGCAAAATCAGAGGCAACTCTGTTTACTCACTATGCAAATTCTATTATTCAATGACATGTCAGCCATCAAGAATAACTGTCAGCCATCAAGAATAACTGTTTCTTTTTAGTTATAATTTTCTAATACACAATTTCGACATGAGATCTATAATCATTTGTATGTTTCTTCTTTCAGTATACATCGTAATGAACGACCATACGTCTGCAACACCTGCGGGAAAAACTTCACTTATTCAAATGTGCTCAAGGTGCACTATAAGACGCACACCGGCGAAAAACCGCACATATGCAAACTATGCAACAAGAGCTTTGCTCGCCATCACAATTTGGTGGCCCATCTCCAGACGCAACAGCATGTGAACGATCCCCGTTGTGCTGCCTATCTGCACACGCTTCGAGCCGCAAATGTTATAGCTGCTAGAGAAGTTAGCTgagaattaataaaaatacacgTGTAGCATCTAATTTGTTCTGGTTTAATTTCAACTTATGAATCATACACTTCTTGTTAAGCAAGTTTACAACTCGTTACCTGTTGTATAAAAATGCCGAAAAATGGGTAAGTGGAAAAGTGCACAAGTTTATAATTTGATTGGTGATTATACTCGTAAGTTATTATAGAAGTTGGATCGATCTCGGCATATTTATTGccttgtattttaaaatattaaataacaaactGGGCTAGTTGATTGAAAGACTGATTGTGGGAGACAATGGAGATGGGCAATGGTGATCATGACTTTGCACAGCAAAGTCAGAGGCAACTCTATTTGCCCACTATGCGAATTTTATCCTTTATCAAATTGCGCAGCTCGGTAACCATCACCTCATGAGACTCCTTAAATGTGGCGGACACATCGCCAATAAGTGTTGCCTCAACTTCCGGTTTCAATGACATGTCTGCCATAAAGGAACTAAGCTCTCGCGGCAAATTTGGTGGCTTCCAAGATcctgaataaaaataaaatttcgatTATAATTTCGGATTTTCCTCCAATGGATGTCCTGTTGTACTTACGTAAGGCGCTGTCGCAGGCTTCGAGTTTGTGTTTTAATTGACGCATCAATTCCTGCAGCATTTGACTGCGCTCTTTTTCACTGATAATCTGTGGCGTGTCCTGTGTCTTGTTATCTCCCGTAggcttcttttttgtttttgttttcgcgcTGGCTTGCAGCTTGTCGTTTAGTACCGATAACAGGAAGGCATAAAGTGAAAGTATctacaattgaaaaataaataaataatatacaagtTGTTTCAATCGTCGAATAAAGCGTCTACTACAAACCTCCAGGCAAGCCGCCACCTTTTGTTGGTGACTGCGTCGCTTCCATAGTCCGTCCTTGCTATTCCATTCATTACTTTCTGTGATGGTCTGAACGCATAATTCCATGACGGCAACCACATTTTCACTCATCCGCTTGCATTGCATCGCCAGTTGTGGCGCACCAGCGTAAAGATCAAGCACAAATTGGGCCAAATCATCGAAGAAACGTTCGTAGGGCAGTTCAAGCAGCAGGTGCAGCCGCGTGGGCAACAAATTGACTAGAAATTGTTGCGAAAGTGGCTTATAATTCATAAGTCGTAGTCGCTGATGGAGGCCTGTCCATGACTCGCGCAGTAGCTCTATTGTGGCAGTATCTTCGACGGGCGGTTCTAAGGGCGTCTTCGAGTTCGACATGTCCAATTTGGCAGTAGGCGGTGCATGATACAAGTCAATAAACGAGGCAAACAAGCGCAGCAGCAGTGAACGTATTTGTAGCACTTCAATCTCCTGATCGTACGACTCCTTTCGAGCAGCTTCAGCATCAACCAAGTGCAATGGGTCCCATCGTATAATGGCCTCCAAGTCACGATTATCGCTTAGCTCGTTCCATGCAATTCGATC
It encodes:
- the LOC117575190 gene encoding zinc finger and SCAN domain-containing protein 23 — its product is MPTTTEAATQKWIVCRVCLQQPKEAMGSIFNDDASKDLTNMILECGGVPIKKFDHYPDKICDKCSKNLHIAFKFRRICQRSYKHLRQFIAPVVVEQQQQQQLATEEDAPHIMDVSNEPATTELAEVLAMAGTEEHEHEEEIDSKERLVHVKSEQVEEDGIIEELYDVYEAYEGDIVTEQPTNYEEAQGGDEAGEEEADLGANSISGLSADIEYLEQLDQDQLTESAHEDDIEMQHTSDEEFLPVKARNTSNARATSGVVRRRISTRKTNNTSKTAVAKIKRESNCNVTTTNIILNPDETISFGETIVRKAAGIKTKGGHKILVGDKKEFKYICDICGNMYPSQSRLTEHIKVHSGVKPHECEICGHCFAQAQQLARHMNTHTGNRPYKCSYCPAAFADLSTRNKHHRIHTNERPYECDVCHKTFTYTNTLKFHKMIHTGEKPHVCEICGKGFPQAYKLRNHRSTHDRRVGVVRDNVDVMLPYDTAATGGLEL
- the LOC117575191 gene encoding zinc finger and SCAN domain-containing protein 12, which encodes MKTELNEKWIVCRVCLTNPSEGEEMLQDIFSQNASTRLDQMLHICAGIPVSIDDNFPDKMCTKCVRLLRVAYKFRSTCQRSHQHIADMLATQLSTVIGVEEGEDEDAETEAIARAWEENTNQVNAPIKMEQEAEEASSEFISYVVSGEDAGVVDVYDVATEEQHEVVYDGNDIVTLTEAEIETETDGENFQDYEELEVLASEALNPSTTAVSLADRNVRRIVWSDVPDNDIVNDILSSDDESYLPKAKTKTPPRLLNRVRQPRKVQQKPKTGGSHTDSLLEEKKVGRKPRDKHSNYICDVCGNIYPSQARLTEHMKFHSGIKPHECEICGRGFVQNQQLVRHMNTHTGNRPYKCNFCPAAFADRSTKTKHHRIHTKERPYECDVCLKTFTYSDNLKFHKMIHTGEKPHVCDLCGKGFVKAYKMRLHRVTHEKRGPWKPVDLDIERPERIKNDMSDMVIGILPSS
- the LOC117575193 gene encoding zinc finger protein 665, with amino-acid sequence MNSAGPICRICLQQPKTETLMPTDENFCSNIKQCTGVMFTQEVEMPNKICTSCALLLRAALRLRTLCQQAEEQLRHLKLEQQQPQEQQMKLDSDSESDVALSEIEGGVSYELTLETESITHTETTVPETKSERHQPEENKGINYVCNICNNVYSEKVKLTAHLKLHSVHKPHECEICHKRFRQTPQLARHMNSHTGLRPYKCDYCESSFADPSTRIKHQRIHTKERPYKCKYCTKSFAYSNVLNVHLKIHTGERPFSCQYCGRRFSQLHHKNTHERSHRAKDSDSIMITLEEE
- the LOC117575194 gene encoding gastrula zinc finger protein XlCGF52.1, which codes for MDTTEPVLDISSVCRICLQDNDAHMVSIYDHDEQQRGVSICDKIEHCCGIKIIRTPELPTRICMKCRAFLTLAHKFRQICRHSDDFLREFIFPDPCEEPEKPNLEEAPAQTYEQVEVEVLEEGVWCNDEVIEETPATTVSVPSEPTTSLVVVAAAKAAKPHVCDICGNSYPRKSTLDTHLRRHNNDRPYQCEICQKTFHVNYQLMRHIRQHTGARPYCCQYCQRSFADRTSLVKHERIHRNERPYVCNTCGKNFTYSNVLKVHYKTHTGEKPHICKLCNKSFARHHNLVAHLQTQQHVNDPRCAAYLHTLRAANVIAAREVS